AGAACGACCAGAAGAAGATGAATCTTATGATCAAACTCATCAAGGCTATGCAAAGAAGTTTTCTCAAGCTTTAGCTGGTTACAAGAAAGATTTATCCTACCATTCAAAAGTTCACATTCTTATTTTAGATGCAGCGACAACTGGAAGGATGGCAGTTGTTTACTATCGAGATTTATTTAGAGAACATTATTTGAATAATATTGAAGATTGGCAGCAGACTTGTAGTTGGATATATAAGGATAATGAAACAAAATCATTTTTCGTAGGTGTACCTTCTTTAGAAGATATTTCAACAGCTGCCTATGGAACACGAGCGAAAAAACAGCTGATAAAGGGGACAGTCGAAAGATTATTCCCTTGTGTCATTGATAGAAGGAAAATCCCCATAGATATTGTTAAGTCTACTTATAATCGTGTTATTACTTTATCTGCAGGTATTAATAAAGAAAACAAAAATGAATGGGAGAAAACATTAAGTATAGCTTGTGCTTTAATCAAGAAAAACAATTCAGAGGAGGGCTATGAAGTGAGTATTGATTCACAGAATACAAACAGAGACTATTTATTTGGTAGACTATTAGCCATTGCTGACAAATTAGAAAGACGTGCTCTATCAGTATCAGGTGACAATCGTTCAAAGGAACGTTCAACAAATGCGATGCGTTATATGAATGCTTTTTCTAAACATCCTGCCAGAACGTGGAGTATTATTCAGACCAATCTTCAGCCTTATCAAAATAAATTAGGTAGGAAAGCAATAGACCTAAACAAACTGATAGATGAGGTAGCTTCTACAATCAATATTGAAGAATTTAACGATAGAAGTTTATCTCCAGTATTTTTGCTAGGTTTTTATAGTCAAAGACATGAGTTATATCAAAAGAAATCAGAAAGTGATCAAATAAAAAACTAGGAGATGATCAATGTGGAAGTATTAAATAATAAAATTGATTTTGCTGTAGTGGTATCTGTCAAAAATGCTAACCCCAACGGGGACCCTCTAAATGGAAATCGTCCAAGACAAAACTATGAAGGTTATGGGGAAATCTCGGACGTTTGTTTAAAAAGAAAGATTCGAAATCGATTACAAGACATGGAGGAGTCCATTTTTGTTCAATCGGATGAAAGGAAAACTGATCAATTTAAAAGTTTAAAAGATCGTGCTGATAGTGTTGAGGAGTTAAAGAAGGCGAAGAAAGGTAAAGATAAAGACATTGAAAAGTTTATGAAAGTTGCTTGTAAACAATGGATAGATGTACGGAGTTTTGGGCAAATCTATAATTTTGAAAAAGGACAATCAGTTGGTATCCGTGGACCTGTATCAATTCATTCTGCTTATAGTATTCATCCAATTGACATAACTTCTATGCAAATTACAAAAAGTGTTAATAATGAAGCTTCTGAAAACAAGGATTCTTCTACATTTGGTGAAAAACACCGTGTAGACTTTGGAGTTTATGTTTTTTATGGAAGTGTTAATACTCAGCTAGCAGAGAAAACGGATTTTACTAGAAGAGATGCAGACAAGATAAAGGAGTCTCTTCAAACTTTGTTTGAGAACGATAGTTCATCCGCACGTCCAGATGGGAGCATGGAGGTTCACAAGCTTTATTGGTGGGAACATAATTCTAAATTTGGACAATATTCATCAGCAAAAGTTCACCGCTCTCTTAAATGGGAATTGAAAAGAGAGCAGCCAAAATCAATAGAAGATGTTTATTTTTATATTGATGACTTAGAAGGATTAAAAGTAGATGAGTACGAAGGGAATTGATGAAGAACAATTTCTGTTACTCTCTGGTATTCAACATTTCGAATTTTGCAAGAGGCAGTGGGCACTAATTCATATCGAACAGCAATGGGAAGAAAATGTGAGGACAGTGGAAGGGAAGCACGTCCATGAACGTGCTGATCAACCCTTTCTTAAAGAAAAGAGAAAGAATAAATTAGTGATAAGGGCACTTCCTATTAAATCAAGAGAACTTGGCGTATCAGGTGTTTGTGATGTTGTCGAATTTATTGAGAATGAGAATGGAGTTTCAATCCAAGGTTCAAAAGAACATTATCAACCTGTACCTGTTGAATATAAAAGAGGAAAAGTCAAAAAAAGTGATATCGATATCCTTCAATTAGTAACTCAAGCCATGTGTCTAGAAGAAATGCTCGTTTGCAATGTTCCAAAAGGATACTTATATTATCATGAAATTAAGAGAAGGAAAGAAGTTGAAATATCTGAAGGCTTGAAGGGGAGAGTCAAGGATGTTTTCCAAGAAATGCATAAATATTATGAAGCTAGGTATACACCTAAAGTAAAGACTGGACCCTTTTGTAAAAATTGTTCTTTGCAACATATTTGTCTTCCTAAACTCATGAATAAAGAATCTGTCAATCAATATATAGAAAGGAACATGAACGAATGAAGAAATTATTAAATACTTTGTTCGTTACAAAACCAGAAGTTTATTTATCATTAAGTGGAGAAAATGTTGTGGTAGTTAAAGATGACGAAAAATTAGCCCGTTTTCCTCTTCATAACTTAGAATCTATCTATGCATTTGGCTATACAGGAGCAAGCCCTGCTTTAATGGGGAAATGTGCAAAAGACAACATTCCAATTGTCTTTTTAAGCAAAAATGGAAAGTTTTTAGCGAGAGTTGTAGGGGAAAGTAGAGGGAATGTAGTATTAAGAAAAAAACAATACAGAGTATCTGATAATGAAGAACTTTCTGTGGCAATTGCAAAAAATTTCATATTGGGGAAAGTATTTAACTGTAAATGGGTAATTGAAAGAGTAAAACGAGATCATCCTTTACGTGTAGATGTTGAAGAATTTAAAGAGATATCCCAGTCGTTAACAAAATTATTGAAATTCATTCGGAATACAGAGGACTTAGAGACGTTACGGGGATATGAAGGACAAGCAGCTATCCTTTACAACAAAGTATTTGATCAAATGATTATGCAACAAAAAGAGGATTTTTTCTTTCATCAAAGAAATCGAAGACCTCCATTGGATAATGTCAATGCTATGCTTTCTTTTGCCTATACTCTACTTGCTAATGATGCTGCTTCAGCATTAGAAGCAGTTGGTCTAGATTCATATGTAGGATTCATGCATCAAGATAGACCAGGAAGACCGTCATTAGCACTGGATTTAATGGAGGAGTTAAGGAGTGTTTTTTGCGGATCGATTCGTACTTTCTCTTATTAATAAAAGGATAATAGATAGTAAGGGTTTTATTCAGAAAGAGAGTGGAGCAGTCATCATGGAAGATGATGCTCGGAAAAAGTTTCTCCAAGTATGGCAGGAAAAGAAACAAGAAAAGATTACCCATCCATTTTTAGAAGAGAAGATTTCTTGGGGACTCGTGCTCCATGCTCAAGCACTGCTTTTAGCAAGACATTTAAGAGGAGATATAGAAGAGTACCCACCATTTTTGTGGAAGTAGGTGGAAGGTGTTGTTAGTGTTAATAACTTATGATGTAAGTACAACAGATGCTAAGGGTAGAAAACGGTTGAGAAAAGTAGCTAAGCTATGTCAAGATCATGGACAAAGAGTTCAAAACTCCGTTTTTGAATGTGTTCTTAATAGTGCCGAGTTTGCAGAATTAAAACATAATTTGGAGAAGACGATTGATAAGTCAGAAGATAGTTTGCGTTTTTATCGATTAGGAAATAATTACAAGTCAAAGATTGACCATATAGGCGCAAAGGAGTCGTTTTTTATAGAAGATCCACTAATTCTATAGCTAAGTGCGAGTGTATAGTGATCATAAAATCGTAGGTTGTTTCGCACGGTCTCTACAGGATTTGTTACAAGAATTGTTATTATATTTAATGAATTTGTAATATAATAGTAATAGAAAGAGTGATAATTGTGGTGAAAGCACTACTTTATAGCACTTTTTCGCTGTCGCACTCTTTATGGGTGCGTGGATTGAAATAGTACACAGGCGATTATGATTATCTAACAATGCCAGTCGCACTCTTTATGGGTGCGTGGATTGAAATAAAAGTTTGGAATGTCATGCTATCAAACATGAATTGTCGCACTCTTTATGGGTGCGTGGATTGAAATATACGATACACTGTAATCCCCAACATCTTCGTAGTGACGTCGCACTCTTTATGGGTGCGTGGATTGAAATAAGAAAACGCGACGATCTCGCAGAAAGTATTAGGTCGCACTCTTTATGGGTGCGTGGATTGAAATTCCCGTTTTAGGGGTTCTCAACAAAAATGACGTTGGTCGCACTCTTTATGGGTGCGTGGATTGAAATTTTAGCAGTTTCTCCGTCCGATCCATTAACAGCGTCGCACTCTTTATGGGTGCGTGGATTGAAATAAGACAAATCACTTTATATTGGGGTTTTGCAATGGGGTCGCACTCTTTATGGGTGCGTGGATTGAAATTTTATCAATACTAGTAGATCCTGTTCCTGGTGCTTGTCGCACTCTTTATGGGTGCGTGGATTGAAATTCGTATCTCTTCATCTTTTCATCCATCACCTTTGTCGCACTCTTTATGGGTGCGTGGATTGAAATCCCACAGACAACGAGACAAATCAAAGACACCTAGGTCGCACTCTTTATGGGTGCGTGGATTGAAATGTAAAGGTGATACGTTTTGGGACCTGTCAAAAGAGTCGCACTCTTTATGGGTGCGTGGATTGAAATAGTAGGGTCAAAGTTTAATATTAAAGTCGTTAACAGGTCGCACTCTTTATGGGTGCGTGGATTGAAATATGGATTCCACCATTGATATTAAAAAGCTTCGTGAGTCGCACTCTTTATGGGTGCGTGGATTGAAATAACGCTCCAATGGAATTAAGAGAAGAGATCACGGTCGCACTCTTTATGGGTGCGTGGATTGAAATGCTCTGGGGCATCGCAAAAGATCACAACACATCTGTCGCACTCTTTATGGGTGCGTGGATTGAAATTATGATATCAAGCTGTTAGAAAAGATGTTTAAGGGTCGCACTCTTTATGGGTGCGTGGATTGAAATTAGAAGTAGAGTAGGTGTTTATAATGGAAGCCGAAGTCGCACTCTTTATGGGTGCGTGGATTGAAATTGTTACCAAAGATATTATTGCCGACCTTGCCATTGTCGCACTCTTTATGGGTGCGTGGATTGAAATGCATATGACAAATTGTAAAATCATGTCCAACATGGTCGCACTCTTTATGGGTGCGTGGATTGAAATATATAATGGCGCATTACGTGTTTAAAGAATCCTGCACGTCGCACTCTTTATGGGTGCGTGGATTGAAATAAAACTAAAGAGCGTCACTTGTTACAAGCGAAAATGTCGCACTCTTTATGGGTGCGTGGATTGAAATAAAAGTTAAATGATGAGTTGATCCTACAACTTAGAGTCGCACTCTTTATGGGTGCGTGGATTGAAATAACAAATCTAACATCATTTTTCATTTCACACTCCTGTCGCACTCTTTATGGGTGCGTGGATTGAAATTAATCGTGTTGACTGACAATAAAGATGTTTAATTAGTCGCACTCTTTATGGGTGCGTGGATTGAAAATTACTGGCAAGTTTCATCATTTTCAGTAGTAACGTCGCACTCTTTATGAGTGCGTGGATTGAAATAACCTCCATAAATAATATCCAAAATTTCTCTAGTAGATATTATCATTTTAACCTAAAATTCATTTCTACAAATAAACATTTTTAGTTATATGTTAGTATATACCTAGAGATGAGGTGATAAAAAGTGAATAGAAAAATAGACGATCTTAAAGAACGAATTAGTAAGTTGGAAAATGAACTTTCCGAAGTTAAACAAGAACTGAATTACATAAACGAAGGTAATGCAATTGAAGATCAAGCCACAAAAGCAATGCAACAAGAAAAGAGGAGTGACTCAAAAACAAACAATTCAGGTTCCTTCTGAAAATCAAATTAAATCAAAGGATGGAAAGCAATCACAACCTAACATGGATCAAATTGTTGCAAAGTGGTTACCACGAGTATTTATTTTTGTATTTATTTTAGGAATTATATGGGCATTTATAGCTGCAGCAGAAAGAGGCTGGATTAATCCGATTGTTAGGGTCTTTTTTTGGGTTTGCTTTATCTGGTGTACTCTACTGGTTAGGTCATAAACAGTACTCACGTGCTAAGGATGCGTTAGGAATTGTTTTGCTAGGTGGGAGTATTATTGTCTATGTAGCGTCTATTTTTGCAGGTAATATTTTATATGGTTTTATTCCATATTCAATTACGGTCATTCTTTTGATTTTTGCAATGGTTGCGGGCGTATGGATGTCGAGAAAGTATCAATCTGAAAGCTTGCTGGCCATTATCGGTGTTGGGGCATACTTATATCCGTTTATATTTGCAGGAGACAAAGGGAATGAATATATCTTTTATCTGTATGAGACGGTTGTATTTACAGGGTTAATTTTGGAATCAGTTAGAAAGCAATTTAAAATTACCTGGAACATCGCTAATTATGCTTACGTTTTTGCGTTAATGTTTTTTGCTATCTTTGGGAGTGGTGAGAATTCAATTCTTACGGTTTTGACTTTAGTAGTCCAGCAAGTGATCATTATTGCTCTTA
This portion of the Bacillus carboniphilus genome encodes:
- the cas7c gene encoding type I-C CRISPR-associated protein Cas7/Csd2 translates to MEVLNNKIDFAVVVSVKNANPNGDPLNGNRPRQNYEGYGEISDVCLKRKIRNRLQDMEESIFVQSDERKTDQFKSLKDRADSVEELKKAKKGKDKDIEKFMKVACKQWIDVRSFGQIYNFEKGQSVGIRGPVSIHSAYSIHPIDITSMQITKSVNNEASENKDSSTFGEKHRVDFGVYVFYGSVNTQLAEKTDFTRRDADKIKESLQTLFENDSSSARPDGSMEVHKLYWWEHNSKFGQYSSAKVHRSLKWELKREQPKSIEDVYFYIDDLEGLKVDEYEGN
- the cas4 gene encoding CRISPR-associated protein Cas4, encoding MSTKGIDEEQFLLLSGIQHFEFCKRQWALIHIEQQWEENVRTVEGKHVHERADQPFLKEKRKNKLVIRALPIKSRELGVSGVCDVVEFIENENGVSIQGSKEHYQPVPVEYKRGKVKKSDIDILQLVTQAMCLEEMLVCNVPKGYLYYHEIKRRKEVEISEGLKGRVKDVFQEMHKYYEARYTPKVKTGPFCKNCSLQHICLPKLMNKESVNQYIERNMNE
- the cas2 gene encoding CRISPR-associated endonuclease Cas2, which produces MLVLITYDVSTTDAKGRKRLRKVAKLCQDHGQRVQNSVFECVLNSAEFAELKHNLEKTIDKSEDSLRFYRLGNNYKSKIDHIGAKESFFIEDPLIL
- a CDS encoding DUF2339 domain-containing protein, which gives rise to MLGSFFGFALSGVLYWLGHKQYSRAKDALGIVLLGGSIIVYVASIFAGNILYGFIPYSITVILLIFAMVAGVWMSRKYQSESLLAIIGVGAYLYPFIFAGDKGNEYIFYLYETVVFTGLILESVRKQFKITWNIANYAYVFALMFFAIFGSGENSILTVLTLVVQQVIIIALTFRKNNTVVNKEMYIPAISTGAFLLYVIGQDVFNTQTSMLYIFYGLMALSYVLLSVIKNNKHQELKNIFFVFSMFYLFLLLEDVFFEKNVKLIVFTLQSMVVYYVSQKRNSIIGTVASLIILIPVIVELFNIPGNALTFVSITTWLLVVSYFFSHLYF